In Streptomyces sp. NBC_01551, one DNA window encodes the following:
- a CDS encoding TauD/TfdA family dioxygenase codes for MPETTPDTTQSTVLAADRDLDPADADACERLARTLCGRGDEQVDSPEWVARARDAWEDLPLLLRREVRRFRRHSGPHGTLVIGGLPVGQAALPATPTVPGSVQRRATVSAAVLTMVACGLGEPLAYRAEKSGALVQDVVPVPGQEAFHGNAGSVPLSFHTENGFHPHPPDYVVFLCLRADHDRRAGMRIAGIRQALPHLTPAGRQALFEPEFITAPPPSFSPDAAGEPDLKPRGVLSGAVEDPDIRMAQLVTTPLTPRAAAALAEFGRACEASARTLRLTPGDLVVIDNRVTVHGRTAFHPRYDGADRWLQRTYVTTDLRRSRDHRPHDGHVLAR; via the coding sequence ATGCCCGAGACGACGCCCGACACCACCCAAAGCACCGTCCTCGCCGCAGACCGGGACCTGGATCCGGCCGATGCCGACGCGTGCGAGCGGCTGGCCCGCACCCTGTGCGGCCGCGGGGACGAGCAGGTCGACAGCCCCGAGTGGGTGGCGCGGGCCCGGGACGCCTGGGAGGACCTTCCGCTACTGCTGCGCCGTGAGGTACGCCGGTTCAGAAGGCATTCCGGCCCGCACGGCACCTTGGTGATCGGCGGCCTGCCCGTCGGTCAGGCGGCCCTGCCCGCGACTCCGACCGTACCCGGCTCGGTCCAGCGCCGGGCCACGGTCTCGGCGGCGGTGCTCACCATGGTGGCCTGCGGGCTCGGCGAGCCCCTCGCCTACCGGGCCGAGAAGTCCGGCGCCCTCGTTCAGGACGTCGTGCCCGTGCCCGGGCAGGAAGCCTTCCACGGCAACGCCGGATCGGTGCCGCTGTCCTTCCACACCGAGAACGGCTTCCACCCCCACCCACCCGACTACGTGGTCTTCCTGTGCCTGCGCGCCGACCACGACCGACGCGCTGGCATGCGCATCGCCGGCATCCGCCAGGCACTGCCGCACCTCACCCCGGCCGGCCGTCAGGCCCTGTTCGAACCGGAGTTCATCACCGCCCCACCCCCCTCCTTCAGCCCCGACGCCGCCGGTGAGCCGGACCTCAAGCCCCGAGGGGTGCTCTCCGGGGCAGTCGAGGATCCCGACATACGCATGGCCCAACTCGTCACCACCCCGCTCACCCCCCGGGCCGCCGCGGCGCTCGCCGAATTCGGCCGCGCCTGCGAGGCGAGTGCCCGCACCCTGCGCCTGACACCCGGCGACCTGGTCGTCATCGACAACCGCGTCACCGTCCACGGACGGACCGCCTTCCACCCCCGTTATGACGGAGCAGACCGCTGGCTGCAACGCACTTACGTCACCACCGACCTGCGCCGCTCCCGCGACCACCGCCCGCACGACGGCCACGTACTCGCCCGCTGA
- a CDS encoding glycoside hydrolase — MLGTRRRPPGVARRRMRTALATSLAAVAALLAGGAASPPAAADPARAAAVVVPVRLDPGYQQAPFEGWGTALAWFANVTGGWPDAQRNRLADALYGAEGLGLTIARYNIGGGDSPETEPYMRAGAAVPGHWNRPGPETPDGWDPDDPDHWDSYADGNQRWWLKAAKARGADTFEAFSNSPPHFMTDSGLVSGAVDPTRDNLRPDQYERFAAYLAGALRRVQNSTGVTFASVSPVNEPGTAYWRAGGRQEGSHWSPGSQARMITALRAELDRSGLSTPIAAMDETDPDMFRANWDGYGSTVRSSIGRLNTHTYGTNGRSGARDIAKGAHTPLWMSEVDLGGTVPQSFTDMSPALDLAERITDDLTQLEPRAWVLWQAVEDYENMTPAHEDSNWGLIQTDFTPTRAATEPLRKNKKYWAMAQYSRFIRPGSRVIGTDDDHTLAAVRPGGQGAVVVHTNPTGSARTIALDLTGFRSVSSAPVQRYTTDATRNVHREADVSPTGKRLAVTLAPHSVTTLVVPGASGVDPERAAPAVGPRLLVNDHSGLALTAASAGVGSALVQRPPNRLDTAQQWTLTRSVPGDWSSTASYRVTNAGSGQALAVAGGELTLLPPDPSAQQQWMLSSSGDGHHTVINSATGTLLDVTGASTADGAPVGTYRPNTGRNQSWSFHADPAGG; from the coding sequence GTGCTCGGAACCAGAAGAAGGCCCCCGGGCGTCGCCCGGCGCCGCATGCGCACCGCCCTCGCGACCTCGCTCGCGGCCGTCGCCGCACTCCTCGCCGGCGGTGCGGCGTCACCGCCGGCCGCAGCCGACCCCGCCCGGGCGGCGGCGGTGGTGGTGCCCGTCCGCCTCGATCCCGGTTACCAGCAGGCGCCGTTCGAGGGGTGGGGCACCGCGCTCGCCTGGTTCGCCAACGTCACGGGCGGCTGGCCCGACGCCCAGCGCAACCGGCTCGCCGACGCCCTCTACGGCGCCGAAGGACTCGGCCTCACCATCGCCCGCTACAACATCGGCGGCGGCGACAGCCCGGAGACCGAGCCCTACATGCGCGCCGGGGCAGCCGTACCCGGCCACTGGAACCGGCCCGGCCCCGAGACGCCCGACGGGTGGGACCCGGACGACCCCGATCACTGGGACTCGTACGCCGACGGCAACCAGCGCTGGTGGCTCAAGGCGGCCAAGGCCCGGGGCGCCGACACCTTCGAGGCGTTCTCGAACTCCCCGCCGCACTTCATGACCGACAGCGGACTCGTCTCCGGCGCGGTCGACCCCACACGGGACAACCTCCGCCCGGACCAGTACGAGCGCTTCGCCGCCTACCTGGCCGGGGCCTTGCGGCGCGTGCAGAACAGTACGGGCGTCACCTTCGCCTCCGTGTCGCCCGTCAACGAACCGGGCACCGCCTACTGGCGTGCGGGCGGACGCCAGGAAGGCTCCCACTGGTCCCCCGGCTCCCAGGCCCGCATGATCACGGCACTGCGCGCCGAGCTGGACCGCAGCGGGCTGAGCACGCCGATCGCGGCGATGGACGAGACGGACCCGGACATGTTCCGTGCCAACTGGGACGGTTACGGCAGCACGGTCCGCTCGTCCATCGGCCGGCTCAACACCCACACGTACGGGACGAACGGGCGCAGCGGGGCGCGGGACATCGCCAAGGGGGCGCACACGCCCCTGTGGATGTCGGAGGTGGACCTCGGCGGCACGGTCCCGCAGAGCTTCACCGACATGAGCCCGGCCCTCGACCTCGCCGAGCGCATCACCGACGACCTCACGCAGCTCGAACCGCGGGCCTGGGTGCTGTGGCAGGCCGTTGAGGACTACGAGAACATGACCCCGGCCCACGAGGACTCCAACTGGGGTCTGATCCAGACCGACTTCACCCCCACCCGTGCCGCGACGGAGCCGCTGCGCAAGAACAAGAAGTACTGGGCGATGGCCCAGTACAGCCGGTTCATCCGGCCCGGCTCCCGCGTCATCGGCACGGACGACGACCACACCCTGGCAGCGGTGCGTCCCGGCGGGCAGGGTGCGGTCGTGGTGCACACCAACCCCACGGGTTCGGCCCGGACGATCGCCCTGGACCTCACCGGCTTCCGGAGCGTTTCCTCCGCACCGGTGCAGCGCTACACCACGGACGCTACCCGCAACGTCCACCGGGAAGCCGACGTCTCCCCCACCGGCAAACGCCTTGCCGTGACCCTCGCCCCCCACTCGGTCACGACCCTCGTCGTTCCGGGCGCGTCCGGCGTCGACCCCGAGCGGGCCGCCCCCGCCGTCGGTCCCCGGCTCCTCGTCAACGACCACAGCGGTCTTGCCCTCACCGCCGCCTCGGCCGGGGTCGGCAGCGCACTCGTCCAGCGCCCCCCGAACCGGCTCGACACCGCGCAGCAGTGGACCCTCACCAGGTCGGTGCCCGGTGACTGGAGCAGCACGGCCTCGTACCGGGTGACGAACGCGGGCAGCGGCCAGGCCCTCGCTGTCGCCGGCGGCGAACTCACCCTGCTTCCTCCGGATCCGTCCGCGCAGCAGCAATGGATGCTGTCCAGCTCCGGAGACGGGCACCACACCGTGATCAACAGCGCGACCGGCACGCTCCTCGACGTCACCGGTGCCTCCACCGCCGACGGCGCCCCGGTCGGAACCTACCGACCGAACACGGGGCGCAACCAGTCCTGGAGCTTCCACGCGGACCCGGCGGGCGGGTAG
- a CDS encoding SDR family oxidoreductase, protein MVHRIVVGAAGFIGRPLAAHFAAQPGHLLLIDSDPAGPPAGTVRGWHVVDCRSERFKQLVDAFVDGAERVELFHAAGRVPHLARIATNDVDAFRAAIEDNLVTTYAVLRTVAEAAAAHRIPGALLVLGSVGGTRAHRYKAGYDAAKAAAESLTRSFALEYGPLHISTRAIAIGPIDDSSTTSADGVHLDALVRDVPLQRYATLAEVVHAVAALATPVFDFANGATYLFDGGLTQQLRSEAVERPPEDLGVR, encoded by the coding sequence ATGGTCCACCGCATCGTCGTAGGAGCGGCGGGCTTCATCGGCCGCCCGCTCGCCGCACACTTCGCCGCCCAGCCGGGACACCTTCTCCTCATCGACTCCGATCCGGCCGGGCCCCCTGCCGGCACGGTGCGGGGATGGCACGTTGTCGACTGCCGCTCCGAGCGTTTCAAGCAGTTGGTCGACGCGTTCGTCGACGGGGCCGAACGCGTGGAGCTCTTCCACGCGGCCGGACGGGTACCCCACCTCGCCCGGATCGCCACCAACGACGTAGACGCCTTCCGTGCGGCGATCGAGGACAACCTGGTGACCACCTACGCGGTCCTGCGTACGGTCGCCGAGGCCGCGGCAGCCCACCGCATACCGGGCGCCCTGCTCGTCCTCGGCTCGGTCGGCGGCACCAGGGCACACCGATACAAGGCCGGCTACGACGCGGCCAAGGCCGCCGCCGAGAGCCTCACCCGCAGCTTCGCCCTGGAGTACGGCCCGCTCCACATCTCGACGCGGGCCATCGCGATCGGCCCCATCGACGACTCCTCGACCACTTCCGCCGACGGGGTGCACCTCGACGCCCTCGTCCGCGACGTCCCCCTACAGCGCTACGCGACCCTTGCCGAGGTGGTCCACGCCGTCGCGGCGCTGGCGACACCGGTCTTCGACTTCGCCAACGGCGCGACCTACCTCTTCGACGGGGGCCTCACCCAGCAACTCCGCTCCGAGGCCGTCGAGCGGCCCCCTGAGGACCTGGGAGTTCGCTGA
- the dgoD gene encoding galactonate dehydratase — MKITSLRTHLVAPRWCFLRVDTDEGITGWGEPVVEGRAHTVAAAVEELSDYLVGQDPMRIEDHWQVLTKGGFYRGGPVLSSAVAGIDQALWDIAGKALGVPVWQLLGGNVRDRARVYSWIGGDRPTDVAQQAAARKAEGFTAVKMNASPQLELIDTPRAVRDIVERVESVRSEVGDGFDIAVDFHGRLTLPMARRVLPLLEPYLPFFVEEPVVPEMSAHIGEIVRSTSIPIATGERLYSRWDFKTVLQQGIAVAQPDLSHAGGISEVRRIAAMAEAHDVSLAPHCPLGPIALAACLQVGFATPNLLIQEQSLGIHYNAGSDLLDYLTDRSVFRYEDGHVALLTAPGLGIDVDEKAVERAAETGHRWRNPVWRRADGSLAEW, encoded by the coding sequence GTGAAGATCACATCCCTGAGGACCCACCTCGTCGCCCCCCGCTGGTGCTTTCTGCGCGTGGACACCGACGAGGGCATCACCGGCTGGGGCGAACCGGTCGTCGAGGGCCGTGCGCACACTGTCGCCGCGGCCGTCGAGGAACTGTCCGACTACCTCGTGGGCCAGGACCCGATGCGCATCGAGGACCACTGGCAGGTCCTCACCAAGGGTGGCTTCTACCGCGGCGGCCCCGTCCTGTCCAGCGCGGTCGCGGGCATCGACCAGGCACTGTGGGACATCGCGGGCAAGGCGCTGGGCGTGCCGGTGTGGCAGCTGCTCGGCGGCAACGTCCGGGACCGGGCACGGGTGTACAGCTGGATCGGCGGCGACCGGCCGACCGACGTCGCCCAGCAGGCAGCCGCCCGCAAGGCCGAGGGCTTCACGGCCGTCAAGATGAACGCCTCGCCCCAGCTGGAACTGATCGACACGCCGCGGGCCGTCCGCGACATCGTCGAACGGGTGGAGAGCGTCCGCTCGGAGGTCGGCGACGGCTTCGACATCGCCGTGGACTTCCACGGCCGCCTCACCCTCCCCATGGCACGGCGGGTGCTTCCCCTCCTGGAGCCGTACCTGCCGTTCTTCGTCGAGGAACCGGTGGTCCCCGAGATGAGCGCCCACATCGGCGAGATCGTGCGCTCCACCAGCATCCCCATCGCCACCGGAGAACGGCTCTACTCCCGGTGGGACTTCAAGACGGTGCTCCAGCAGGGGATCGCCGTGGCCCAGCCCGACCTCTCGCACGCCGGCGGGATCTCGGAGGTGCGGCGCATCGCGGCGATGGCGGAGGCCCACGACGTCTCCCTCGCGCCGCACTGCCCGCTCGGCCCGATCGCGCTGGCCGCCTGCCTCCAGGTCGGCTTCGCCACACCCAACCTGCTGATCCAGGAGCAGAGCCTCGGGATCCACTACAACGCCGGGTCGGACCTGCTGGACTACCTCACCGACCGGTCCGTCTTCCGTTACGAGGACGGCCACGTCGCCCTGCTCACCGCACCCGGACTGGGCATCGACGTCGACGAGAAGGCCGTCGAACGCGCCGCCGAGACGGGCCATCGGTGGCGCAACCCGGTGTGGCGACGGGCCGACGGCTCCCTCGCCGAATGGTGA
- a CDS encoding ROK family transcriptional regulator, translating into MAKRTAQDIRRRNRFDALRCVFAAPGPVSRQEIAAATGLSFATVANLVAELLEAGVLREAGHEDSKGGRPRARLAVNAERGALVGIDVAETSVQVELFDLALTVLRSVRLPLPQTDVRPDDVVDAIVTGVEGLSDVTGVAPRILGAGVSVPGLVEREGGVSVFSPYWSWRDVPLRSLLAERLPMPLYLDNPLKAGTVAEMWFGAGREVDDLVVLTLRAGVGAGIAVDGALYRGATNSAGEWGHTCLVRGGRECRCGRKGCVEAYVSTRGIARTVRELDAESPLLDPDEDAVVTKVARAAAEGDAVAAETVARTARYLGEAAADLLNLFNPQTLVLGGWVAERLGEPLLRQTRDVIAAHALPATLQALTFQRSTVPDNPVSLGAATFALEGFLDDRETFATVAAGRRAARAAKAQTP; encoded by the coding sequence ATGGCGAAACGCACCGCCCAGGACATCCGCCGCCGCAACCGGTTCGACGCGCTGCGGTGCGTCTTCGCCGCCCCCGGCCCGGTGAGCCGGCAGGAGATCGCCGCGGCGACCGGGCTGTCCTTCGCGACCGTGGCCAACCTCGTCGCGGAGCTGCTGGAGGCGGGAGTCCTCCGCGAGGCCGGCCACGAGGACTCGAAGGGCGGGCGCCCACGGGCGCGCCTCGCGGTCAACGCGGAGCGGGGGGCGCTGGTCGGGATCGACGTGGCGGAGACGTCCGTCCAGGTCGAGCTGTTCGACCTGGCGCTGACGGTGCTGCGCAGCGTACGGCTGCCGCTGCCGCAGACGGATGTCCGGCCGGACGACGTGGTCGACGCCATCGTGACGGGGGTCGAGGGTCTCTCGGACGTCACGGGCGTGGCCCCGCGCATCCTCGGCGCGGGGGTCAGCGTCCCCGGCCTCGTGGAGCGCGAGGGCGGCGTGTCCGTGTTCTCGCCCTATTGGTCCTGGCGCGACGTGCCCCTGCGCTCCCTTCTCGCCGAGCGCCTCCCGATGCCCCTGTACCTGGACAATCCGCTCAAGGCCGGTACCGTCGCCGAGATGTGGTTCGGCGCCGGACGCGAGGTCGACGACCTCGTCGTACTGACCCTCCGGGCCGGCGTCGGCGCGGGCATCGCGGTCGACGGAGCGCTCTACCGGGGAGCCACCAACAGCGCCGGGGAGTGGGGTCACACGTGCCTGGTCCGCGGCGGCCGGGAGTGCAGGTGCGGCAGGAAGGGCTGCGTCGAGGCCTACGTCAGCACCCGGGGCATCGCCCGCACCGTACGGGAACTGGACGCGGAAAGCCCCCTCCTGGACCCCGACGAGGACGCCGTCGTCACCAAGGTCGCCCGCGCCGCGGCGGAGGGCGACGCCGTGGCCGCCGAAACCGTGGCGCGGACCGCCCGCTACCTGGGGGAGGCCGCGGCCGATCTCCTCAACCTGTTCAATCCGCAGACCCTGGTACTGGGCGGGTGGGTGGCCGAGCGGCTCGGCGAGCCGCTGCTGCGGCAGACCCGCGACGTCATCGCGGCGCACGCGCTGCCGGCGACGCTCCAGGCGCTCACCTTCCAGCGGAGCACCGTGCCGGACAACCCGGTGAGCCTCGGAGCCGCCACCTTCGCCCTGGAGGGCTTCCTCGACGACCGCGAGACCTTCGCCACCGTGGCGGCGGGGCGGCGTGCCGCCAGGGCGGCGAAAGCCCAGACGCCCTGA
- a CDS encoding LacI family DNA-binding transcriptional regulator: MADVAAMAGVSSQTVSRVANNRENVDASTRERVLAAMKMLGYRPNTAARALVTGRFGTLGVISFDISAYGNARTFAAISDAAREADLFVNFMGARAQTGAAVRQAFQQLMVQSVDGIILIESQILDTPELRLPSAVPVVFADGDTGHRYANVDIDQAEGTRSVVAHLLGLGHRTVWHVAGPRDSYAARRRAEAWHRSLKDAGTVVPPLLYGDWSAASGYRAGRELAGRPEVTAIFAANDQMALGVMRALHEAGRRVPQDVSVTGFDDVPEAAFFPAPLTTVRQDFDAVGRHCVTLLLEQIGGETGSPRQASVAPVLVVRESTAAPAG; encoded by the coding sequence ATGGCCGATGTCGCCGCGATGGCGGGGGTCTCGTCGCAGACGGTCTCCCGCGTGGCCAACAACCGGGAGAACGTCGACGCGTCCACCCGCGAGCGGGTGCTGGCCGCGATGAAGATGCTCGGGTACCGGCCCAACACGGCTGCCCGGGCGCTGGTCACCGGACGCTTCGGCACGCTGGGCGTCATCAGCTTCGACATCAGCGCCTACGGCAACGCCAGGACCTTCGCCGCCATCTCCGACGCCGCCCGCGAAGCCGACCTGTTCGTGAACTTCATGGGAGCCCGGGCGCAGACCGGAGCCGCCGTGCGCCAGGCGTTCCAGCAGCTGATGGTCCAGTCGGTGGACGGCATCATCCTCATCGAGTCGCAGATCCTGGACACCCCCGAACTCCGGCTGCCGTCCGCCGTCCCCGTGGTCTTCGCCGACGGGGACACCGGCCACCGCTACGCCAACGTCGACATCGACCAGGCCGAGGGCACCCGCAGCGTCGTGGCGCACCTGCTGGGCCTCGGCCACCGTACGGTCTGGCACGTCGCGGGGCCCCGCGACTCCTACGCGGCCCGCCGCCGGGCCGAGGCGTGGCACCGCTCGCTCAAGGACGCGGGCACCGTCGTACCACCGCTCCTCTACGGTGACTGGTCCGCGGCCTCGGGGTACCGCGCCGGACGTGAACTGGCCGGCCGCCCGGAAGTGACCGCGATCTTCGCCGCCAACGACCAGATGGCCCTCGGCGTCATGCGCGCCCTTCACGAGGCGGGGCGGCGCGTTCCGCAGGACGTGAGCGTGACCGGCTTCGACGACGTTCCCGAGGCCGCCTTCTTCCCCGCCCCCCTCACCACGGTCCGGCAGGACTTCGACGCCGTGGGCCGCCACTGCGTCACGCTGCTCCTCGAGCAGATCGGCGGCGAGACGGGCAGCCCGCGACAGGCGTCGGTGGCGCCCGTCCTGGTGGTGCGCGAGAGTACGGCGGCCCCGGCCGGCTGA
- a CDS encoding sugar kinase, with product MTALVTLGEAMAVLAADRPGPLASGTSLRLGFAGAEATVAIGVSRLGHPASWTGRVGADSAGTMILDGLRGEAVDVTRARVDDTAPTGLMLRERRTPDHTRVTYYRRGLAGSRLTPADVDPELVARARVLHVTGITPALGDGPRAAVRRAVDLARAAGVTVSLDLNYRARLWTREEAAAELADLVTRADIVFAGPDEASLAVPEAEPATMARTLLDLGPREAVLKLGARGAVAVRRGAEAVQDVVPVTLVDPIGAGDAFVAGYLAGLLDGTPLPGRLLLAATCGAFAVAASGDWEGLPRRAELGLLQGADVTR from the coding sequence ATGACCGCGCTCGTCACCCTCGGGGAAGCCATGGCCGTCCTGGCCGCCGACCGGCCCGGCCCGCTCGCCTCCGGCACCTCGCTCCGCCTGGGGTTCGCGGGAGCCGAGGCCACGGTCGCCATCGGCGTCAGCCGCCTCGGCCACCCGGCGTCCTGGACCGGACGGGTCGGGGCCGACAGCGCCGGCACGATGATCCTCGACGGACTGCGCGGTGAGGCCGTCGACGTCACCCGGGCACGCGTCGACGACACCGCACCGACCGGACTCATGCTGCGCGAACGCCGCACGCCCGACCACACCCGCGTCACCTACTACCGTCGCGGGCTCGCCGGATCACGCCTCACTCCCGCCGACGTCGACCCGGAACTCGTCGCCCGGGCCCGGGTCCTCCACGTCACCGGCATCACCCCCGCCCTCGGCGACGGGCCGCGGGCCGCCGTACGGCGGGCCGTCGACCTCGCCCGAGCCGCCGGCGTCACCGTCAGCCTGGACCTCAACTACCGGGCCCGGCTGTGGACCCGGGAGGAGGCAGCGGCCGAACTGGCCGACCTCGTCACCCGCGCGGACATCGTCTTCGCCGGTCCCGACGAGGCCTCGCTGGCCGTCCCCGAGGCCGAACCCGCCACCATGGCGCGGACCCTGCTCGACCTCGGCCCGCGCGAAGCCGTACTGAAACTCGGCGCCAGGGGTGCCGTCGCCGTCAGGCGCGGCGCCGAGGCCGTCCAGGACGTCGTGCCGGTCACCCTGGTGGATCCGATCGGCGCAGGCGACGCCTTCGTCGCCGGATACCTCGCCGGACTCCTCGACGGCACTCCCCTCCCGGGCCGGCTCCTGCTCGCCGCGACGTGCGGGGCCTTCGCGGTGGCCGCGTCCGGCGACTGGGAGGGCCTGCCCCGGCGCGCCGAACTGGGCCTCCTCCAGGGAGCGGACGTCACCCGCTGA
- a CDS encoding SMP-30/gluconolactonase/LRE family protein, with the protein MHLTALPCAPVPGRLTEGPVWHAGRGDLLWVDITAGLVHRARLVARDDDSGLPDLGPRTTVSLDRPVGAVAPCASGGLLAAAGTSFLRVDGAGAVTEFAAPVVPDDGTPRRFNDAKCDPGGRLLVGTMAYDATPGAGTLYRLDPDGTVTTVLSPVTISNGLGWSPDGRLLYYADSPTRRVDVFDHDPVTGALSARRPFADTGPAGVPDGLAVDTEGRVWVAVWGAGQVRAYIPDGALHAVVTVPASQVSSCAFAGPDLDLLMITTAADGLTAEQLAAEPHAGRLFICRPGATGLPVPPFADDPAQLPGSSTTSYDPRGSA; encoded by the coding sequence ATGCACCTGACCGCACTGCCGTGTGCGCCCGTGCCGGGACGCCTCACCGAGGGGCCCGTCTGGCACGCCGGACGCGGTGACCTGCTGTGGGTGGACATCACGGCGGGCCTCGTCCACCGGGCCCGACTGGTGGCCCGCGACGACGACAGCGGTCTGCCGGACCTCGGGCCCAGGACGACCGTCAGCCTCGACCGACCCGTCGGAGCGGTCGCGCCCTGCGCGTCCGGCGGGCTCCTCGCGGCCGCCGGAACGTCCTTCCTGCGGGTCGACGGCGCCGGGGCGGTCACGGAGTTCGCCGCCCCCGTCGTCCCCGACGACGGCACACCGCGACGGTTCAACGACGCCAAGTGCGACCCCGGCGGCCGGCTGCTGGTCGGCACCATGGCCTACGACGCGACCCCGGGCGCGGGCACCCTCTACCGCCTCGACCCCGACGGCACCGTGACGACCGTGCTGAGCCCGGTCACCATCTCCAACGGCCTCGGCTGGAGCCCCGACGGCCGGCTGCTGTACTACGCGGACAGCCCGACGCGCCGCGTCGACGTCTTCGACCACGACCCCGTCACCGGCGCCCTCTCGGCCCGCCGCCCCTTCGCCGACACCGGCCCCGCCGGCGTGCCGGACGGCCTGGCCGTCGACACCGAGGGCCGGGTCTGGGTGGCGGTGTGGGGAGCCGGGCAGGTCAGGGCCTACATCCCCGACGGCGCACTCCACGCCGTCGTGACGGTCCCCGCCTCACAGGTGTCCAGCTGCGCCTTCGCGGGCCCGGACCTGGATCTCCTGATGATCACCACCGCGGCCGACGGTCTGACGGCCGAGCAGCTCGCGGCGGAGCCGCACGCCGGCCGGCTCTTCATCTGCCGACCCGGTGCCACCGGCTTGCCGGTCCCGCCCTTCGCCGACGACCCGGCGCAGTTGCCCGGGTCCTCCACCACCTCATACGACCCCCGAGGTTCCGCATGA
- a CDS encoding bifunctional 4-hydroxy-2-oxoglutarate aldolase/2-dehydro-3-deoxy-phosphogluconate aldolase, giving the protein MTTDLVPALAAAPVIAILRSRSPRHFAATADALHEAGIRAVEFTLTTPGVLHALREYAESKPAGTALGAGTVMTPADAMRAVEAGATYLITPATCLDVIREARRLGVPVLPGALTPSEIVAAWREGATMVKLFPASAGGPEYLRAVRAPLPHVPLIPTGGIGLDQAPAYLAAGARALGMGSPLIADACEGGDLDALRERAATLLDGIRS; this is encoded by the coding sequence ATGACGACCGACCTGGTCCCCGCACTCGCCGCCGCCCCCGTGATAGCGATCCTGCGTTCCCGATCGCCCCGCCACTTCGCCGCCACCGCCGACGCCCTCCACGAAGCGGGCATCCGGGCCGTGGAGTTCACCCTCACCACACCGGGAGTCCTGCACGCGTTGCGCGAGTACGCCGAGTCCAAGCCGGCCGGTACCGCCCTCGGCGCGGGCACCGTGATGACCCCGGCCGACGCGATGCGCGCCGTGGAAGCCGGGGCCACCTACCTCATCACGCCGGCCACCTGCCTGGACGTCATCAGGGAGGCCCGCCGCCTCGGCGTCCCGGTGCTCCCCGGCGCCCTGACACCGAGCGAGATCGTGGCGGCGTGGCGGGAGGGCGCCACCATGGTCAAGCTCTTCCCCGCCTCGGCCGGAGGTCCGGAGTACCTGCGGGCCGTCCGGGCGCCCCTGCCGCACGTACCGCTCATCCCCACCGGAGGCATCGGCCTCGACCAGGCGCCCGCCTATCTCGCAGCGGGCGCGCGCGCCCTGGGCATGGGCAGCCCGCTGATCGCAGACGCCTGCGAGGGCGGTGACCTGGATGCGCTCCGGGAGCGCGCCGCCACACTGCTGGACGGCATCCGCTCATGA
- a CDS encoding SDR family NAD(P)-dependent oxidoreductase: protein MNRFTGRTAVVTGASSGIGAASAVRLAAEGAAVVLADIDEAAGTALARKIRDEGGRAEFVPCDVSSEQEWRGLKERTHTLFGPVAIVHSNAFTHTPAPAHELPGSDWDRDMAVNLKAPYLAVRTFLDDLRAARGSFVATSSVHALCSLPGYPAYAAAKGGMCALVRQLAVEYGPDVRFNSVLPGPILTENWQDVDEEGRLLSARATALGRLGHPDEVAAAVAFLASDDASYITGTNLTVDGGWTVKKESK from the coding sequence ATGAACCGATTCACAGGGCGGACCGCCGTCGTCACCGGCGCCTCGTCCGGCATCGGCGCAGCCAGCGCCGTACGTCTGGCCGCCGAAGGGGCTGCCGTCGTCCTCGCCGACATAGACGAGGCGGCGGGCACCGCACTCGCGCGGAAGATCCGCGACGAGGGCGGCCGCGCGGAGTTCGTGCCGTGCGACGTCTCTTCCGAACAGGAGTGGCGCGGCCTGAAAGAGCGCACGCACACGCTGTTCGGCCCGGTGGCCATCGTGCACAGCAACGCCTTCACGCACACGCCCGCGCCCGCCCACGAACTGCCCGGCAGCGACTGGGACCGTGACATGGCCGTCAACCTCAAGGCGCCCTACCTGGCCGTACGGACCTTCCTCGACGACCTGCGCGCCGCCCGCGGCTCCTTCGTCGCCACGTCCAGCGTGCACGCGCTGTGCAGCCTGCCGGGGTACCCCGCCTACGCCGCGGCGAAGGGAGGCATGTGCGCGCTCGTCCGCCAGCTCGCGGTCGAGTACGGACCGGACGTGCGGTTCAACTCCGTGCTGCCCGGCCCCATCCTCACCGAGAACTGGCAGGACGTGGACGAGGAGGGCCGTCTGCTCTCTGCACGTGCCACAGCGCTCGGACGGCTGGGCCACCCCGACGAGGTAGCGGCCGCCGTCGCCTTCCTCGCGTCCGACGACGCCTCGTACATCACCGGCACGAACCTGACCGTGGACGGCGGCTGGACCGTGAAGAAGGAGTCCAAGTGA